In Acidaminococcus fermentans DSM 20731, one genomic interval encodes:
- a CDS encoding heavy metal translocating P-type ATPase yields the protein MEQENKIMIGRIAAAFVLTVAGAFLPDAWSGEGVTLEYRFLHLLPYLAAYLTVAWDILLKAAKNIRKGQVLDENFLMAVASLGAFGLGIYQNGDYAEAVAVMLFYQVGELFEDYAVDKSRRNISELMDIRPDYANVERDGKLVRVDPDDVAIGTRIIVQPGEKVPIDGRVVEGRSSLDTAALTGESLPREAAPGDEVISGCINLSGVLTIETTKEFGESTVSRILDLVEDASSRKAKSEVFITKFARVYTPAVCSAALALFLLPPLVRMALGMAPLWHMWLYRSLLFLVVSCPCALVLSIPLSFFAGIGGASRRGILIKGSNYMETLAHTAYVVMDKTGTLTQGVFEVSAVHHNKLEEKKVLEMAALAECASSHPISKSLQQAYGKPIDRSRVTDIQEYGGKGVVARVDGHTVAAGNAKLMEMLHIPYVNCHMVGTLVHVAIDGAYHGHILIADRIKDHAVEAVRTLKANGVKKVIMLTGDEKRTAEAVAKELGIDEVHSELLPQGKVEQVEELIRRKEPKEKVAFVGDGINDAPVLSLADVGIAMGALGSDAAIEAADVVLMDDDPLKISKAIRIARKCVGIVYQNIVFAIGIKGISLVLGALGFINMWFAIFADTGVLILCVLNSMRCLFGGRK from the coding sequence ATGGAACAGGAAAATAAAATTATGATCGGCCGGATCGCCGCCGCCTTTGTGCTGACGGTGGCCGGGGCCTTTCTGCCGGATGCCTGGAGCGGGGAAGGGGTGACCCTGGAATACCGCTTTCTCCACCTGTTGCCCTATCTGGCGGCCTATCTGACCGTGGCCTGGGACATCCTGCTGAAGGCGGCGAAAAATATCCGGAAGGGTCAGGTGCTGGATGAGAACTTCCTGATGGCGGTGGCCAGCCTGGGGGCCTTCGGTCTGGGCATCTACCAGAACGGGGACTATGCGGAAGCGGTGGCCGTCATGCTGTTCTACCAGGTGGGGGAACTGTTCGAAGACTATGCCGTGGACAAAAGCCGCCGGAACATCAGCGAACTGATGGATATCCGGCCGGATTATGCCAATGTGGAGCGGGACGGGAAACTGGTCCGGGTGGATCCGGATGATGTGGCCATCGGCACCCGGATCATCGTCCAGCCCGGGGAAAAAGTCCCCATTGACGGCCGGGTGGTGGAAGGCCGGTCCAGTCTGGATACGGCGGCTCTCACCGGGGAAAGCCTGCCCCGGGAAGCGGCCCCCGGGGATGAAGTGATCAGCGGCTGCATCAACCTCAGCGGGGTGCTGACCATAGAGACCACCAAAGAGTTCGGGGAATCCACCGTATCCAGGATACTGGATCTGGTGGAAGACGCCAGCTCCCGGAAAGCAAAATCTGAAGTGTTCATCACCAAATTCGCCCGGGTCTATACCCCGGCGGTATGCAGCGCGGCACTGGCCCTGTTCCTGCTGCCTCCTCTGGTGCGGATGGCCCTGGGCATGGCGCCTCTGTGGCACATGTGGCTGTACCGGAGCCTGCTGTTTTTGGTGGTCAGCTGTCCCTGCGCCCTGGTGCTGTCCATTCCTCTCAGCTTCTTTGCGGGGATCGGGGGCGCCAGCCGGCGGGGGATCCTGATCAAGGGATCCAACTATATGGAAACCCTGGCCCATACGGCCTATGTGGTGATGGACAAGACCGGGACCCTGACCCAGGGGGTGTTTGAAGTTTCCGCCGTCCATCACAACAAACTGGAAGAAAAAAAAGTGCTGGAAATGGCGGCCCTGGCGGAATGTGCCTCCAGCCATCCCATCAGCAAAAGCCTCCAGCAGGCCTACGGCAAACCCATCGACCGGAGCCGGGTGACGGATATCCAGGAATACGGGGGCAAAGGGGTGGTGGCCCGGGTGGACGGCCATACCGTGGCCGCCGGGAACGCCAAACTCATGGAAATGCTCCACATTCCCTATGTGAACTGCCATATGGTGGGGACCCTGGTCCATGTGGCCATCGACGGGGCATACCATGGACACATCCTGATCGCCGACCGGATCAAGGACCATGCCGTGGAAGCCGTCCGGACCCTGAAAGCCAACGGGGTAAAGAAGGTGATCATGCTCACCGGGGATGAGAAACGGACGGCAGAAGCGGTGGCCAAAGAGCTGGGCATCGATGAAGTCCACAGCGAGCTGCTGCCCCAGGGAAAGGTGGAACAGGTGGAAGAGCTGATCCGCCGGAAAGAGCCCAAGGAGAAAGTGGCCTTTGTGGGGGACGGGATCAACGACGCCCCGGTGCTGTCCCTGGCGGATGTGGGGATTGCCATGGGGGCCCTGGGCAGCGATGCGGCCATTGAAGCGGCGGATGTGGTGCTGATGGACGATGATCCCCTGAAAATCAGCAAAGCCATCCGGATCGCCCGGAAATGCGTGGGCATCGTGTACCAGAACATCGTTTTCGCCATCGGCATCAAAGGCATCAGCCTGGTGTTGGGGGCCCTGGGCTTCATCAACATGTGGTTCGCCATCTTCGCCGATACCGGAGTCCTGATCCTCTGCGTGCTGAATTCCATGCGGTGTCTGTTTGGGGGGAGAAAATAA
- a CDS encoding flavodoxin family protein — protein MTKIMVLNGSFRPHGFTDSLIRSFKAGAESRGHEVTVFPLRAMDIHPCVGCLHGGRDTARPCTQSDDMDRIYDTYRESDVIVFATLLFFWTYSGLLKNAMDRLWALAEGRDDQLHGNGKSGALLVAVGGSHPQPILDHFDYLMKRLEWTNLGKVVLTHTDDMDMDHIPTNQQAFQLGAGVE, from the coding sequence ATGACGAAAATAATGGTATTGAACGGTTCTTTCCGTCCCCATGGGTTCACCGATTCCCTGATCCGTTCCTTCAAGGCCGGGGCGGAATCCCGGGGCCATGAAGTCACCGTGTTCCCCCTGCGGGCCATGGACATCCACCCCTGTGTGGGCTGTCTCCACGGGGGCAGGGATACGGCCAGGCCCTGCACCCAGTCCGATGACATGGACCGGATCTATGACACCTACCGGGAATCAGACGTGATTGTCTTTGCCACTCTCCTGTTTTTCTGGACCTACAGCGGTCTGCTGAAAAATGCCATGGACCGTCTCTGGGCTCTGGCAGAAGGCAGGGACGACCAGCTGCATGGGAACGGCAAAAGCGGGGCTCTCCTGGTGGCCGTTGGCGGCAGCCATCCCCAGCCCATCCTGGACCATTTTGATTACCTGATGAAACGGCTGGAATGGACCAATCTGGGAAAAGTGGTGCTGACCCATACGGACGACATGGATATGGACCATATCCCCACCAACCAGCAAGCATTCCAACTGGGAGCGGGGGTGGAATAG
- a CDS encoding N-acetylmuramoyl-L-alanine amidase, translated as MNRKKRTGQILLLACILALGSGTWGCAQGTGRQVVSPGQGTAVQEKQSPEKPAMESRPIAFTDRRRRLIREYARIHYGREMETIVPQAVVVHWTASDSRDGVYRYFYNEENPHLRNGTLNVASHFLVDRDGTIWQLTPETALNRHAIGLNWCAIGIENVGGVDGREDLTRAQLEANVNLIRYLRGKYPTIQWVLGHYQQDQARHTSLWKENVPGYYHGKTDPGPRFMAGLKEQLAGEGVKFF; from the coding sequence ATGAACAGGAAAAAGAGAACCGGGCAGATCCTTTTGCTGGCCTGTATCCTGGCTCTGGGCAGCGGGACCTGGGGCTGTGCCCAGGGAACGGGCCGCCAAGTCGTTTCTCCCGGGCAGGGAACGGCGGTACAGGAAAAACAGTCTCCTGAAAAACCGGCCATGGAATCCAGGCCCATTGCTTTTACGGACCGGCGGCGCCGGCTGATCCGGGAATATGCCCGGATCCACTATGGCCGGGAGATGGAAACCATTGTGCCCCAGGCGGTGGTGGTCCACTGGACCGCATCTGATTCCCGGGACGGGGTGTACCGGTACTTTTACAACGAAGAGAATCCCCATCTCCGGAACGGGACTCTGAATGTGGCTTCTCATTTTCTGGTGGACCGGGACGGGACCATCTGGCAGCTGACCCCGGAAACGGCGCTGAACCGCCATGCCATCGGACTGAACTGGTGCGCCATCGGCATCGAGAACGTGGGCGGAGTGGACGGCCGGGAAGACCTGACCCGGGCCCAGCTGGAAGCCAATGTGAATTTGATCCGGTATCTTCGGGGGAAATATCCCACCATCCAGTGGGTGCTGGGCCATTATCAGCAGGACCAGGCCCGGCATACGTCTTTGTGGAAAGAGAATGTACCGGGCTATTATCATGGCAAGACGGATCCGGGACCCCGTTTTATGGCGGGGCTGAAGGAACAGCTTGCCGGAGAAGGAGTGAAGTTCTTTTGA
- a CDS encoding serine hydrolase translates to MKPWNKGIGLLLAGLLLLPGGVLPRTAWATAPAAPSARAALSPRMQKIGKIIQGAGPAQVYFTDLGTNQSLYRGSSTLPSASMIKVFILARAYEDLRNGSLSRKETFTLTPENVVGGAGVLQGRPYGTKVPLQEALDLMITESDNTAANLLIDRLGMDRINSYLQSHGYSHSVLRRKMMDTKAMEEGRENMTSTRDVALLFKRLYRGNCVGPAQDREMLEIYKRQTDNDSIPGDLPQGTVVAHKTGEVSDVRHDGGIVYTPKGSYVLVIFTRNYTPYETMAGLSEKIYQAFVE, encoded by the coding sequence TTGAAACCATGGAACAAGGGAATTGGCCTGCTGCTGGCAGGCCTTCTGCTGCTGCCCGGAGGGGTGCTGCCCCGGACGGCGTGGGCTACTGCTCCGGCTGCCCCATCTGCCAGAGCCGCCCTGAGCCCCCGGATGCAGAAAATCGGGAAGATCATCCAGGGGGCCGGGCCCGCCCAGGTTTATTTCACGGATCTGGGCACCAATCAGAGCCTCTATCGGGGCAGCAGCACCCTGCCTTCTGCCAGCATGATCAAGGTCTTCATCCTGGCCAGGGCCTATGAGGATCTCCGGAACGGCAGCCTGAGCCGGAAGGAAACCTTCACCCTCACCCCGGAAAATGTGGTGGGCGGGGCAGGGGTCCTCCAGGGACGGCCTTATGGCACGAAAGTCCCCCTCCAGGAAGCCCTGGACCTGATGATCACTGAAAGCGACAATACCGCCGCCAACCTGCTCATCGACCGGCTGGGCATGGACCGGATCAATTCGTACCTGCAGAGCCACGGGTACAGCCACAGCGTCCTGCGCCGGAAGATGATGGATACGAAAGCCATGGAGGAAGGACGGGAAAACATGACCAGTACCCGGGATGTGGCCCTGCTGTTCAAGCGGCTGTACCGGGGAAACTGTGTGGGACCGGCCCAGGACCGGGAAATGCTGGAGATTTACAAACGGCAGACCGACAACGACAGCATCCCCGGAGACCTGCCCCAGGGAACGGTGGTGGCTCACAAAACCGGAGAAGTCAGCGATGTGCGCCACGACGGGGGCATCGTCTATACCCCCAAAGGCTCCTATGTGCTGGTGATCTTCACCCGGAACTATACCCCTTACGAAACCATGGCCGGATTGTCGGAGAAGATCTATCAGGCGTTTGTGGAATAA
- a CDS encoding DUF2249 domain-containing protein, with product MKNMEWKEKVGGFKKIDVRGIAGNFLEGLKNQAAKLPVGEGLEVIQSFEPIPLYEVMEMLGYVHDTEKKADHEYHAYFYRAQAKGNGDDAPERPAVITNYPLIDEKLGELAVEFWDMTWKSEKRYLAYNIRLLLSLANAVGAGRMRQAMRELLKAYANGLDSRALDDVFEQLAWNMGIGFFSSEIAPSPLFHAYKLIKQMEKQGKDRAEINRMLKERFSDNKGMCK from the coding sequence ATGAAAAATATGGAATGGAAAGAGAAAGTTGGCGGCTTCAAAAAAATCGATGTGCGGGGCATTGCGGGCAATTTCCTGGAAGGGCTGAAAAACCAGGCGGCGAAGCTTCCTGTGGGAGAAGGGCTGGAAGTGATCCAATCCTTTGAACCCATTCCCCTCTATGAAGTGATGGAAATGCTGGGCTACGTGCATGATACGGAGAAAAAAGCGGATCACGAATACCACGCGTATTTCTACCGGGCCCAGGCAAAAGGAAACGGAGACGACGCACCGGAACGGCCGGCGGTGATCACCAATTACCCGCTGATCGATGAAAAGCTGGGAGAACTGGCGGTGGAATTCTGGGATATGACCTGGAAAAGCGAAAAACGGTATCTGGCGTACAACATCCGGCTCCTGCTTTCCCTGGCCAATGCGGTGGGTGCCGGACGGATGCGGCAGGCCATGCGGGAATTGCTGAAAGCCTATGCCAATGGCCTGGATTCCAGAGCCCTGGACGATGTGTTCGAACAACTGGCCTGGAACATGGGCATCGGCTTCTTCAGTTCTGAAATCGCCCCGTCCCCCCTGTTCCATGCCTACAAGCTGATCAAGCAGATGGAAAAGCAGGGAAAAGACAGAGCCGAAATCAACCGGATGCTGAAGGAACGTTTCTCAGACAACAAAGGGATGTGCAAATAA
- a CDS encoding ABC transporter ATP-binding protein, producing the protein MFEGRIREVGRPDRIPSYFGQEKAVLLVVTVTGILYNLGMGAGPYFEGQLAQCLYDIYQGEATAGDMARLAALYVGVIFLVQLARAGKRYSVRLFANRVSRTMRHTLYHSLVRLDAHALQQENLGNLMTKAMGDVDACAEGMRKFTTEVFDTGVVMVVYLSLLLAYDWRLTLLACLFTPAAYWIANRLKKQVARANGVYKATEARLNTLTLDRVSHALTYRIYGQESRRDAAYETQLTAYEKASARANIFEGALGPLYDAIAMAGTGMIFWFGAKNVQGTGWEVWNIASFTTFLACFTKLAVKTSHAAKLFNAVQKAQVSWQRIKPLLRQAAPEQEEQLLGPVEPVTLEIRDLSCHYPGQENGLEGISFTARPGDIIGITGPVACGKSLLGKVFLDEVPWTGSIRCNGRDFSALDGLQRRSLISYLGHDPELLTTSIGENIRMGDPVEVEKFLAMTNLAGEVAAMPQGADTPVGSGGTRLSGGQQARIALARTLAHARSILVLDDPFAAVDRKGETKILDAMRKTFPDRVILLISHRLTHFPEFTGVLFLEKGRGKFGTHDQLLQEEPGYARLVQLQQEGVDLDEQ; encoded by the coding sequence ATGTTTGAAGGCAGAATCCGGGAGGTGGGGCGGCCGGACCGGATCCCTTCCTATTTCGGACAGGAAAAGGCCGTGCTGCTGGTGGTAACGGTCACCGGCATCCTCTACAACCTGGGCATGGGAGCCGGGCCCTATTTCGAAGGCCAGCTGGCCCAGTGCCTCTACGACATTTACCAGGGGGAAGCCACTGCCGGGGACATGGCCCGTCTGGCGGCGCTCTATGTGGGAGTGATCTTCCTGGTCCAGCTGGCCCGGGCGGGGAAGCGGTACAGTGTGCGGCTCTTTGCCAACCGGGTGAGCCGGACCATGCGCCATACCCTCTACCACAGCCTGGTGCGGCTGGACGCCCATGCCCTCCAGCAGGAAAACCTGGGGAACCTGATGACCAAGGCCATGGGGGACGTGGACGCCTGTGCGGAAGGGATGCGGAAATTCACCACGGAGGTGTTCGATACCGGGGTGGTGATGGTGGTGTACCTGTCCCTGCTGCTGGCCTATGACTGGCGGCTGACCCTGCTGGCCTGTCTGTTCACTCCGGCGGCCTACTGGATCGCCAACCGGCTGAAGAAACAGGTGGCCCGGGCCAATGGGGTTTACAAGGCCACGGAAGCCCGGCTGAACACCCTGACCCTGGACCGGGTGAGCCACGCCCTGACCTACCGGATCTACGGCCAGGAAAGCCGTCGGGATGCCGCTTACGAAACCCAGCTCACCGCCTACGAAAAGGCCAGTGCCCGGGCCAATATCTTCGAAGGGGCCCTGGGGCCTTTGTATGACGCCATTGCCATGGCCGGCACCGGGATGATCTTCTGGTTCGGGGCGAAAAACGTCCAGGGCACCGGCTGGGAAGTGTGGAACATCGCCAGCTTCACCACCTTCCTGGCCTGCTTCACCAAACTGGCGGTGAAGACCAGCCATGCGGCCAAGTTGTTCAATGCGGTCCAGAAGGCCCAGGTTTCCTGGCAGCGGATCAAACCCCTGCTCCGGCAGGCGGCACCGGAACAGGAGGAACAGCTCCTGGGTCCGGTGGAACCGGTGACCCTGGAAATCCGGGATCTGTCCTGCCATTATCCGGGCCAGGAGAATGGCCTGGAAGGGATTTCCTTTACCGCCCGTCCCGGGGATATCATCGGCATTACGGGCCCGGTGGCCTGCGGGAAGAGCCTTTTGGGGAAGGTGTTCCTGGATGAGGTGCCCTGGACCGGCTCCATCCGGTGCAATGGACGGGATTTTTCCGCCCTGGACGGGCTGCAGCGCCGGAGCCTGATTTCCTATCTGGGCCACGATCCGGAACTGCTGACCACCTCCATCGGAGAAAACATCCGGATGGGAGACCCGGTGGAGGTGGAAAAATTCCTGGCCATGACCAACCTGGCAGGGGAAGTGGCCGCCATGCCCCAGGGAGCGGATACCCCGGTGGGCAGCGGCGGCACCCGGCTTTCCGGGGGTCAGCAGGCCCGGATTGCCCTGGCCCGGACCCTGGCCCATGCCCGGTCCATCCTGGTGCTGGACGATCCCTTTGCGGCGGTGGACCGGAAGGGGGAGACGAAGATCCTGGATGCCATGAGAAAGACCTTTCCGGACCGGGTGATCCTGCTGATTTCCCATCGGCTCACCCATTTTCCGGAATTTACCGGGGTATTGTTCCTGGAAAAGGGCCGGGGAAAGTTCGGTACCCATGACCAGCTGCTGCAGGAAGAGCCCGGCTATGCCCGACTGGTGCAGCTCCAGCAGGAAGGAGTGGATCTGGATGAACAATGA
- a CDS encoding ABC transporter ATP-binding protein — MNNENPVWKSVKGTLQAHPRTWALVAVLVVLSVTTSLLPPLVLEKAVDSLTEGRGIPWQLWALYIGLIVLSDCCETAQNGAITLFGQKVTHGLRSTLCAKLDRLPARYFTGHPSGQTASVFVNDGDTIDALYSDGIVGMLADACKLLGILGILWSRSRGLFAILCLVLPLLFMLTRHFQRGTLAAQRENRRAIGRVNSHVPETIRNIRTIHTLGKEPYMEDRYDSLITDSFRAINRANVFDGIYSPIILVTQAAVVAVIMVGASQGPAWADLFGLSVGSAVAVIAYVGKIFGPLESIGMEIQSIQSAMAGIQHIGEFLDEPEREPVSASPLPEELRQKAVAFSHVTFGYDPARPILRDFSCSLEPGEQAILMGPSGCGKSTLFKLLLGMYSPWQGNVALLGHRAGTIPEGEKRSLYGCVEQEFSIVPGTVADQVTLGDGSVTPEQVDRALALVGLKETVDRMPQGKETPMGDELFSQGELQLLNIARAVAREPRLLLLDEITANLDSQTEARVLEALERAARGRTVLSISHRFSRMMAGQRIVRMG, encoded by the coding sequence ATGAACAATGAGAATCCTGTATGGAAAAGTGTCAAAGGCACCCTCCAGGCCCATCCCCGGACCTGGGCCCTGGTGGCCGTCCTGGTGGTCCTTTCGGTGACCACCTCCCTGCTGCCGCCCCTGGTACTGGAAAAAGCGGTGGACAGCCTGACGGAAGGCCGAGGGATCCCCTGGCAGCTGTGGGCTCTCTACATCGGGCTCATCGTCCTGTCGGACTGCTGTGAAACAGCCCAGAACGGGGCCATCACCCTGTTCGGCCAGAAGGTGACCCACGGGCTCCGGTCCACCCTGTGCGCCAAGCTGGACCGGCTGCCGGCCCGGTACTTTACCGGCCATCCCAGCGGTCAGACCGCTTCAGTGTTCGTCAACGACGGGGACACCATCGATGCTCTGTATTCTGACGGAATCGTGGGGATGCTGGCGGACGCCTGCAAACTGCTGGGGATTTTGGGGATCCTGTGGAGCCGGAGCCGGGGCCTGTTCGCCATCCTGTGCCTGGTGCTGCCCCTGCTGTTTATGCTCACCCGGCATTTCCAGCGGGGGACCCTGGCGGCCCAGCGGGAAAACCGGCGGGCCATCGGACGGGTGAACAGCCATGTGCCGGAGACCATCCGAAACATCCGGACCATCCACACCCTGGGGAAGGAACCGTATATGGAAGACCGGTACGATTCCCTGATCACCGACAGCTTCCGGGCCATCAACCGGGCCAATGTGTTCGACGGGATCTATTCTCCCATCATCCTGGTGACCCAGGCGGCAGTGGTGGCGGTGATCATGGTGGGAGCCTCCCAGGGGCCTGCCTGGGCGGATCTGTTCGGTCTTTCCGTTGGGTCTGCCGTGGCGGTGATCGCTTATGTGGGGAAGATCTTCGGTCCCCTGGAAAGCATCGGCATGGAAATCCAGAGCATCCAGAGCGCCATGGCCGGGATCCAGCACATCGGGGAATTCCTGGATGAACCGGAACGGGAACCGGTTTCCGCCAGTCCCCTGCCGGAAGAACTGCGGCAAAAGGCGGTGGCTTTTTCCCATGTGACTTTCGGGTACGATCCGGCCCGGCCCATCCTCCGGGACTTTTCCTGCAGCCTGGAACCCGGGGAACAGGCCATCCTCATGGGGCCCAGCGGCTGCGGGAAAAGCACCCTGTTCAAGCTGCTGCTGGGGATGTACAGTCCCTGGCAGGGAAATGTGGCTCTTTTGGGACACCGGGCCGGGACCATCCCGGAAGGGGAGAAACGCAGTCTGTACGGCTGTGTGGAACAGGAGTTTTCCATTGTTCCCGGAACGGTGGCGGACCAGGTGACCCTGGGGGACGGTTCGGTGACTCCGGAACAGGTGGACCGGGCCCTGGCCCTGGTGGGACTGAAGGAAACCGTGGACCGGATGCCCCAGGGGAAGGAAACCCCCATGGGGGACGAACTGTTCTCCCAGGGAGAACTCCAGCTGCTGAACATTGCCCGGGCGGTGGCCAGGGAACCCCGGCTGCTCCTTCTGGACGAAATCACCGCCAACCTGGACAGCCAGACGGAAGCCCGGGTGCTGGAAGCCCTGGAACGGGCCGCCCGGGGCCGCACGGTGCTCAGCATCTCCCACCGGTTCTCCCGGATGATGGCAGGGCAGAGGATCGTGAGGATGGGGTGA
- the pheS gene encoding phenylalanine--tRNA ligase subunit alpha: MSDKLQELREKIQKDLSQVKSVEDLKNIRVQYLGKKGALTSILRSLGDVAAEERPKIGKMVNEVRAKMEQRINEQMKLLEAHQMEEKLASETLDFTLPGRKPALGHLHPVTQTLRDIKKVFMRMGFEVVEGPEIETDYFNFEALNLPKDHPARDMQDTFYITDDILLRTQTSGVQARTMQSREPNTPIRMICPGTVYRNDYDATHSPMFHQVEGLVVDKDISLADLKGTLELFCKEMFGDSVKIRLRPSFFPFTEPSCEVDISCVMCGGKGCRVCKNSGWLEILGAGMVHPNVLRMSGYDPDKMKGFAFGMGVERIAMLRYGIDDLRLFFENDLRFIRQF, encoded by the coding sequence ATGAGCGATAAACTGCAGGAACTGCGGGAGAAGATCCAGAAGGATCTCAGTCAAGTCAAAAGTGTGGAAGATCTGAAGAACATCCGGGTCCAGTACCTGGGCAAGAAGGGGGCCCTGACCTCCATTCTCCGGAGCCTGGGAGACGTGGCGGCGGAAGAACGGCCGAAGATCGGCAAAATGGTCAACGAAGTCCGGGCCAAGATGGAACAGCGGATCAACGAACAGATGAAGCTGCTGGAAGCCCATCAGATGGAAGAAAAACTGGCCAGTGAAACCCTGGATTTCACCCTGCCGGGACGGAAACCGGCCCTGGGCCATCTCCATCCGGTGACCCAGACCCTGCGGGACATCAAGAAAGTGTTCATGCGCATGGGGTTCGAAGTGGTGGAAGGCCCGGAAATCGAAACGGACTATTTCAACTTTGAAGCCCTGAACCTGCCCAAGGACCATCCGGCCCGGGATATGCAGGATACCTTCTACATCACCGATGACATCCTGCTCCGGACCCAGACTTCCGGGGTACAGGCCCGTACCATGCAGAGCCGGGAACCCAACACCCCCATCCGGATGATCTGCCCGGGCACCGTGTACCGGAACGACTACGATGCCACCCATTCTCCCATGTTCCATCAGGTGGAAGGCCTGGTGGTGGACAAGGATATTTCCCTGGCGGACCTGAAAGGGACCCTGGAACTGTTCTGCAAGGAGATGTTCGGGGACAGCGTGAAGATCCGGCTGCGGCCCAGCTTCTTCCCCTTCACGGAACCCTCCTGCGAAGTGGATATCAGCTGCGTCATGTGCGGGGGCAAGGGCTGCCGGGTGTGCAAGAACTCCGGCTGGCTGGAAATCCTGGGGGCCGGGATGGTGCATCCCAACGTGCTGCGGATGAGCGGCTACGATCCGGACAAAATGAAGGGCTTTGCCTTCGGGATGGGCGTGGAACGGATTGCCATGCTGCGGTACGGCATCGACGATCTCCGTCTGTTCTTCGAAAATGACCTGCGGTTCATCCGTCAATTCTGA